Genomic segment of Candidatus Flexicrinis affinis:
GCGAACCGTATAAGCTATCGCCGGCCAGCTTCGTGGATATCGGCGGCAGCGCGCGTTCGGAGACGGTACGCACGGCGCTCGGCACTGTGCTCGAGGACGCCGCTGTACTCAGCATCATCCTGAACGTCTTTGGCGGCCTGACACGCGCCGACGACGTCGCACAGGGGTTGATCGGGGCGCATTCGGCCTCGATCCGTACGGTCCCGATCGTGGTTCGGCTCCACGGAAGCACAGCGCAGGCTGGCCGGAGCCTCATTCAATCGGCCGGGCTGGTCTCGGTTACGTTCGCTGACTCGTTGGACGATGCGGCATCGCAAGCGCTCTCTGCTGCACGAGGCGGATAATGGGACTCTTCACGCGGTCTGACCTGCGCGTTGTGGTACAAGGTATCACAGGGCGAGAAGGGGCATTCCACACGCAGGCGATGCTTGCCTACGGGACGAACATCGTGGCCGGCGTCACCCCCGGAAAAGGCGGCGAATGGGCTTTTGGCGTTCAGGTGCTCGACAGCATGGCCGAGGCGGTGAGCATGTCCGGCGCCAACACTTCGATCATCTTTGTGCCGGCCGCACAGGCGGCAGACGCGATCTTCGAGTCGATCGACTCTGGCATCGAGCTTATTGTGTGCGTGACCGAAGGCATTCCGGTGCACGACATGCTGCGAGTATGCGCACGCCTGCGTGCAAGCAGTGCGCGGCTGATCGGACCGAACTGCCCCGGCATCCTCGAGCCCGGCCGCGTCTCAATCGGCACAATCCCAACCGAAGCCGCTGCGCCCGGCCGCGTCGGCATCGTATCGCGCTCCGGTACGCTGTCGTACGAGGTGGTCGCCGCCCTGACAGCCGCAGGGATGGGGCAATCGTGTGTTGTCGGAGTCGGCAGCGATCCGATCGTCGGAACCACGCTGACCGATGTATTGACCGCTTTCGAATCCGATCCGAATACCGATGCGGTCGTGCTGATCGGCGAGATCGGCGGGACGGCGGAACTCAACGCGGCGGAGTATGTCGGCGGCAACATGACGAAGCGGGTCGTCGCCTATATCGCAGGTGTGAGCGCCCCGGACGGCATGCGAATGGGTCATGCTGGCGCCGTTATTCGCAGTCCCGAGGAGCGCGCCGAGTTCAAACGAACCGCGCTGCGTGCGGCCGGCGCGCAAATCGCGCAAAGCATCAGCCAGATTCCCTCACTGCTCAGGCCGGCGCAGTAATCACAGGCTGGTACGCGTCGCGATCGACCCAACCCTGTCGCCCATCCGGAAACGTCAAGAGCGCACGTGCCCCGTCGATCGCTTCGATTCGCGCCTCGGCGCCCGCGTAAGCCCTCCCCAGTTCGAACCCAGCGGCATCGCTTCTGCTGTACAGCACGGTCTCGAGTGCCGTAACGACTGCAGGTGGCGCAAGCCGAACGGACTCGGCACGGGCCAGCATCAGCACAACCAGTAGGCACGCAACAACCGTGAGCGCGATAGCAAGGGCCCAGCGTGGCCGGCGCGTGACATGAATCAACCACGCCACACCTGCTCCGGTCAACGCGATCACGGCGAGCCACTGCAGCTCGGCTGACGAGACCAATTCGGCTGTCATGCGTTCCAGCGTCGGAAGGATGCGCTGGTCTTCCTGATACACGTCGACTCGCAGCGAACGAACCAGCGCGATCCCGAGCTGAACTTCCGGCGCGCGCGGCATCTCAAGCTGCGCCCGCTTGAAGTAAAGCATCGCCCGCCCGAGGTCGTCGCTCATCAGCAGGGCTTGCCCGGCATTGATGTACGTAGCCGGGCGAGCCTCTTCCTCTGCGGCCAGCACCCACAGGTCTGCGGCTCGCGCGTAATCGCCAGCCTCGTACGCGGCTTCGGCCCGGTCTGCGGTAGATTGGCCGCCCGCCGAAAACGCAAGCAATAGCAGCGCGACGACACTAACCAGCCACCGCATTACGCCGCTCCTCAACCGCCTTGACAAAACTGTGCGCCCGGTCGATCGCGTGCGGCATTACAGCCTGCGTATCCGGGGCATACGCGAGGCCCTCAAGCTCAGTCAGGACGGACGCGGCCGCCGAGTTGGTCGATACATCTCGCATGCCGACGTCGGCAAGGTAGCGTCGCACAAGGTCGCCAAGCGCAGCAATCCGGTAGGCATCTGATGCACGCCGCAGTCCGGTCTGGAACCGCACGAATGCCTGCCGCGCGCGCCGTTTCCGGCGCCATGCCTCGAACTCGGAACGGGCCGTTGGCAGCATGAGCGCTGCGACCGCGAGGACAGGGCCGAACACCCAAAGCAGCCACGCAGGTGCCGGTACGCCGCCGACATCATCGACCAACGGCAGCGCGTCGCTGGGGACAATCGCTGTGGTGTCGCGCCGAATACTGCCGTCTGCCGCCGGGAGTACGTCCACACGCACAGCCGGCACGGTCACATCGACAAACCCTGTTCGCGGGTCAAAGACCTTGAACGGTGCGACTCCGACTTGAACTGTCCCTGCCTCGTCCGGTACGGCCATCCAGCGCAGTGTGATCTCCTGCGTGGCCAGCGCTCCGCCAAACGATGCTTCCGTTTGCGTGACATCGTCGTACAGGCGCCACGCCTGCGGCAGGACGAGTTCAGGCGCAGGATTTGCCGCAAGGTTAGCGCTCCCCGACAATCGCAGCGAAATGCGAACCGCTTCGCCAAGCCGAATCGTCGTCGGTTCGACCGTGAGCTGCGGAATCACTGCACCGACCAACCCGGCGAATCCATCGGGTGCTGGCGGAACCGGCACGGCTTCGACCGTAAGCGGCTCGCCTGACACGATCACGGACTCCTCAGTACCTGTATCGATAAACTGCGCACGAGGCCGTCCAATCGAGAGGGTGCCGTCCCGCAGCGGATACAGGCTAATTTGGA
This window contains:
- the sucD gene encoding succinate--CoA ligase subunit alpha codes for the protein MGLFTRSDLRVVVQGITGREGAFHTQAMLAYGTNIVAGVTPGKGGEWAFGVQVLDSMAEAVSMSGANTSIIFVPAAQAADAIFESIDSGIELIVCVTEGIPVHDMLRVCARLRASSARLIGPNCPGILEPGRVSIGTIPTEAAAPGRVGIVSRSGTLSYEVVAALTAAGMGQSCVVGVGSDPIVGTTLTDVLTAFESDPNTDAVVLIGEIGGTAELNAAEYVGGNMTKRVVAYIAGVSAPDGMRMGHAGAVIRSPEERAEFKRTALRAAGAQIAQSISQIPSLLRPAQ
- a CDS encoding BatD family protein, with protein sequence MLLGALCVLTGTVAAQDEPVFVTAELDRARVFVGEQLIYTVTAYTDAEREIVFYPPDFEGFWHGEMRDPFSGAATLNGKQYNAAIFQISLYPLRDGTLSIGRPRAQFIDTGTEESVIVSGEPLTVEAVPVPPAPDGFAGLVGAVIPQLTVEPTTIRLGEAVRISLRLSGSANLAANPAPELVLPQAWRLYDDVTQTEASFGGALATQEITLRWMAVPDEAGTVQVGVAPFKVFDPRTGFVDVTVPAVRVDVLPAADGSIRRDTTAIVPSDALPLVDDVGGVPAPAWLLWVFGPVLAVAALMLPTARSEFEAWRRKRRARQAFVRFQTGLRRASDAYRIAALGDLVRRYLADVGMRDVSTNSAAASVLTELEGLAYAPDTQAVMPHAIDRAHSFVKAVEERRNAVAG